The following is a genomic window from Methanothrix sp..
ATCGATGACCCTGAGATCGGGAGGGGCTTCATCATCTACGGTCCCGGCGAGGAGTCATGCGGATGCGGCCATCACGAGCATGATTACGGCTGCGGATGCCACTGATCTGTAACCTGACATGCAGGTGGTCTGATTGACAGCTCTCGTCACCGGAGGTGCTGGATTCATAGGCTCCAACCTGGTCGAGGAGCTTGTGAGAAGGGGCGAGGATGTCATCGTGCTTGACAACCTCCAGACTGGGAGCCTGAGGAACCTCGAGGGTCTCGATGTTGAGGTTGTGATGATGAGCTGCAATGACATCCCGCGGCTGGATGTCAACGCTGAGATGATATACCATCTGGGAATACCCTCATCCTCCCCGATGTACAAGGAGAACCCGTTTCTCGTGGGCGAGGCGCTGAACGGGTTCATCTCTGTGATGGAGCTGGCGCGAAGGTGCAGCGCCCGGGTCGTCTACGCGTCCACATCCTCCCTCTACAACGGGCTCGAGCCGCCCCACCGTGAGGACATGGAGATCAGGGTCACGGATTACTACACAGAGGCGAGGTTCGCGATGGAGCGGATCGCAGAGCTCTACAGAAGGCTCTTCAACGTCAGCTCCCTGGGGATGAGGTTCTTCTCCGTATATGGCCCTAGGGAGGAGTCGAAGGGGAAATACGCGAACATGATCACCCAGTTCCTGTGGGGCATGATGAGAAACGAGCCGCCTGTCATTTACGGAGACGGATCACAGACCAGGGATTTCATCTATGTAAAGGATGTGGTGAGAGCGCTCATCCTAGGGATGGAGTCTGATCACAATGGAGTCCTGAACGTCGGTACCGGCAGGGCCCACAGCTTCAATGATGTTATAAATACCCTGAGCAGGAAGCTCGGAGCTGAGGTAAAACCGAGGTACGTCGAGAACCCGATAAAAAACTACGTGCAGCACACGCTGGCGGACACAAGAGCTGCCATGGATATTCTCGGGTTCCGGGCGGAGCACGACCTGGAGAGCGGGATCGCCGAGCTGATAGGGTACTACAGAGCGTGATGGCCCCGGGCATATACAGATTTTGTTTGTGAGCCGCCTGGAGAGTGTTCTCTGATTTTGCAGAAATCGCAATGGCTTTTGAATTTCATCCTAAAAGGCGATCGTCCGTGAATATCGACCTCTGCTAAATCGCTCTGGATGCCGCCCGCCAGCCTGCGATGATGTGAAATGCCACGGTGACCATCCGGTCCATGAAAGCTATAGATAGGCCTGTTGATGCCGGAATTCCCTGTGTGGCGAGGAGCGCTGCCATGCCGCCCTCGACAAGACCCAGGCCGGATACGCTCACCGGTATGAGCGAGAGGGCGCTGACCAGCGGCAGCATAAGAAACAGCATCTGAAGCGATGGCTCTTGGCCCACCGAGCTCGCGAGGATGTGGACTCTCAGAGCGTGTGTGGCCCAGGCGATGACGGTCAGGAGAACGGATCTTGTCATGACGAACCTGATATCATTCACGGCGGTGAGGGAATCGAAGAAGAGGGCGAGCGGAGCAAGGCGATCCGAGCTTCTCAGCATTTCGGAGATCGCTCTTCTGCTGTGCAGGATCGCAGCTGAGGCCAGAGCCACGATCGCAAGCACCAGCGGGATTAAAACCACCTCCCCTCGCTCCCGGAAGAACAGAATAACTCCACAGGCTCCGAGCATGAACATAGTGAGGATATCAGAGAGCCTGTCCAGGACGATAGATGCGAGACCCCTGCTCATCTCGATTCTCTCTCTCACAAGAAGAGGCCGCGAGAGCTCCCCGATCCTCGCTGGTGTGATATCCGAGAGAATCATCCCGCCAGCGAATGCCTGGTATGCCGATTTCAGGGGTACATCCACGCCCATATCGTGAAGTATCATTCTCCATCTTGTTGATAGGATGAGAAACGTTATGGAGTATACGGAGACGGCCATGAGAACATACGCTGGTTTTGCCGAGAGGATCGTCCTCGCCACGTCTCCTGGGCCGAGCCTGTGGAGCAGGAATGCCACAAGCATCAGGCCGAATGCGAGCCGCAGGATCTCTTTGAATCTCATCACATCCTCTACGTATATCCGGTGTTTCAGGATTTCGTCAGGAGATGCACCCGCCTGATCAGCTTGCCCTCTGTGTAGAGTGAGATCTCCAGCCTGGATGTGTTACTAATCTCCTCAGAGCTGAGGTTCATCGACCAGATAGATTCTCCATCGAGCGCGAACTGGTGGCTGCTCAGAGTGCGCCCATCACCGGTGATATCCAGGCTGTAGCTGGTCTTACCAGCATGGTTAGCCACAACGACTCTCACATCTGAACTCTTGTATGATGGCACATCCCCCTTCTGGTCTGTGAGGTATAGTTCGACAGGCCTCTCCTCCTCCATGCTCAGAGCGATTGCGATCGCCATCACAAGAATCAGTATCGGAACTGTTCGTTTGACACCGATCCTGAGCTCTGCAAGATTCACATCATACGCGTTACCCTTTCCCCGTCTCCTTAATATGGAGACGACTGTGAAGACTGCAGTTGCAATAGTGAGAGAGATTAGGAGCCTTGAATTCCAGAGGCTCAGGCCCAGTGCATCAATACCCACTGCAATCAGGCACACCACAGCTACATTCAGCCCAATGCTCATCACCAGGCGCTCGATGGGATCGAGGTCATTATTACCGGGGAACAAAGCCACCGTGAGTGTGTAGCCGGGAAGGAGCAGGATAATCGGAAATGCAATCAATGGCACCCCAAGGCATGCGCCCGCGATTCCGATGGACAGCAGCGTAGATGTCAGAACCGCATCCCTTGGAATATCTTTCATACACACAGCTGACACCTCCTATCCCATGTAAATCCAGGCCTCTCCGTTATCGTATATCCTGGACGTCTTCCGCTCAAGCTTCTCGATCACATCTCCTTTCAATGGTTTCTTCTCTTTGAGCAGCCACTCACCAAATTCAGCATACCTCATCATTCTCTCCCGAACCAGAACAAAGTCAATGCCATCTGAGAAACTGTCGGGATCGAGCTTCTCGCGTACAGAGGTGCTTTTTCGCTCCAGCAGATCTATTGAGAGATCTGATGTGATATTCTCGAGCTGGAGAGAGGCGTATCCCACATATCTGTCTGTATGCAGCATTCCTTCTGCACTGTGATCCCTCAGATACCCAAGCGCCATGATCTCAGTCTCTGGATGGTATATGACATACGCCCTGGCATCATATCTGGGATCACCTGGTGGGAACTCCTGCCCCCAGAAAACGGTTGACGGAAACGCCACAACTAGGCTTAAAAGACATATCAGAGCCATGGCAGTGGCTCCTGCCTTCGAATCCATCCTCTGGACCATAGATACAATGCCATAAGCTCCGACCACCGCCAGCGATGGGTAGATGAACTCTATGAACCTGAGCGGGTCCTCAAAATAGTAAAGCTTCAGGATGCTTCCCAGAAATAGCACAGCCAAACCGCCAGACCATGCAAGGAATGGTATGCCCCTTGTATTCATAAAGCCCCTCAGGCCAACAACCGCGAGGATGATCATCAT
Proteins encoded in this region:
- a CDS encoding NAD-dependent epimerase/dehydratase family protein, translated to MTALVTGGAGFIGSNLVEELVRRGEDVIVLDNLQTGSLRNLEGLDVEVVMMSCNDIPRLDVNAEMIYHLGIPSSSPMYKENPFLVGEALNGFISVMELARRCSARVVYASTSSLYNGLEPPHREDMEIRVTDYYTEARFAMERIAELYRRLFNVSSLGMRFFSVYGPREESKGKYANMITQFLWGMMRNEPPVIYGDGSQTRDFIYVKDVVRALILGMESDHNGVLNVGTGRAHSFNDVINTLSRKLGAEVKPRYVENPIKNYVQHTLADTRAAMDILGFRAEHDLESGIAELIGYYRA
- a CDS encoding lysylphosphatidylglycerol synthase transmembrane domain-containing protein translates to MRFKEILRLAFGLMLVAFLLHRLGPGDVARTILSAKPAYVLMAVSVYSITFLILSTRWRMILHDMGVDVPLKSAYQAFAGGMILSDITPARIGELSRPLLVRERIEMSRGLASIVLDRLSDILTMFMLGACGVILFFRERGEVVLIPLVLAIVALASAAILHSRRAISEMLRSSDRLAPLALFFDSLTAVNDIRFVMTRSVLLTVIAWATHALRVHILASSVGQEPSLQMLFLMLPLVSALSLIPVSVSGLGLVEGGMAALLATQGIPASTGLSIAFMDRMVTVAFHIIAGWRAASRAI
- a CDS encoding DUF1616 domain-containing protein, which encodes MKDIPRDAVLTSTLLSIGIAGACLGVPLIAFPIILLLPGYTLTVALFPGNNDLDPIERLVMSIGLNVAVVCLIAVGIDALGLSLWNSRLLISLTIATAVFTVVSILRRRGKGNAYDVNLAELRIGVKRTVPILILVMAIAIALSMEEERPVELYLTDQKGDVPSYKSSDVRVVVANHAGKTSYSLDITGDGRTLSSHQFALDGESIWSMNLSSEEISNTSRLEISLYTEGKLIRRVHLLTKS